In Deltaproteobacteria bacterium, one DNA window encodes the following:
- a CDS encoding glycyl-radical enzyme activating protein, giving the protein MRNETVNGVVFNIQHYAIHDGPGIRTTVFLKGCPLGCLWCQNPESQDLKPVIFFNAEKCTGCGMCTEVCPENAIQIVAEKSVTDRSRCKGTGECAAICPNEARSLMGRTMSGLEVFEDVNADAVFYQNSGGGVTLSGGDPVAQPAFATDILKRCQNAGIHTAVETCGFAKWQTLKNILRYVDLVLYDIKHMDPVKHRAFTNVSNELILDNAKKIRRQLELPMLARIPVIPGYNDSPDMLKTAAQFIARELGTAVNVHLLPYHRLGEAKYERLEKPGQRIRIVPPEDSHMQEVKGVFAAEGLTVYIGG; this is encoded by the coding sequence ATGCGGAATGAGACTGTCAACGGCGTTGTCTTCAATATTCAGCATTATGCCATCCACGACGGGCCGGGCATTCGAACGACCGTGTTTCTAAAAGGCTGTCCTTTGGGCTGTCTCTGGTGTCAGAATCCGGAATCGCAGGATTTGAAGCCCGTGATTTTCTTCAATGCCGAAAAATGTACCGGTTGCGGAATGTGCACCGAGGTCTGTCCTGAAAACGCCATTCAAATTGTCGCTGAAAAATCTGTCACCGATCGCAGCCGTTGCAAGGGAACGGGGGAATGCGCTGCGATCTGCCCTAACGAGGCCCGAAGTCTTATGGGCCGCACCATGAGCGGGCTTGAAGTCTTCGAAGATGTGAATGCCGATGCCGTTTTCTATCAAAATTCAGGCGGCGGGGTCACCCTGAGCGGCGGGGATCCCGTGGCACAGCCCGCTTTTGCCACGGACATTCTCAAACGCTGCCAAAACGCCGGCATCCATACCGCCGTTGAGACCTGCGGTTTTGCCAAGTGGCAAACCCTTAAAAACATCCTGCGGTATGTTGATCTGGTTCTTTATGACATCAAACACATGGATCCGGTGAAGCATAGAGCATTTACCAACGTCTCCAATGAACTGATCCTGGATAACGCCAAAAAAATCCGCAGGCAACTCGAGCTGCCCATGCTGGCGCGGATACCGGTTATTCCGGGATACAACGATTCGCCGGACATGCTGAAAACGGCGGCCCAATTTATCGCCCGTGAATTGGGAACAGCGGTAAATGTTCACCTGCTGCCTTATCACCGATTGGGAGAAGCCAAATATGAAAGACTGGAAAAACCGGGACAACGCATCCGCATCGTGCCCCCGGAAGACAGCCATATGCAAGAAGTCAAAGGAGTATTCGCAGCCGAGGGCCTGACGGTCTATATCGGCGGATAA